The Pelagibacterium halotolerans B2 genome has a segment encoding these proteins:
- a CDS encoding alpha/beta hydrolase yields MSNPAKGLLVPVLIGTLCVPAMAQEISVETIASPAMAGDDNPETEDLTYTLYLPAGYEAEGDTRYPVLYLLHGSGGEADAWDDFWPILNSMIAEGTVPPVIAVAPVTGNSYWVDSATFGAAETAVIDDLIPHVDQTLATIAARDGRALVGFSMGGFGVARYGLAYPDLFTAATLLSPALQQGQPPATAGAVTRGSFGDPYEPARWDELNYPALIGPYAVQDYRVPFFIVAGDDDWNHLSEKEDLPDDATKYNMEVQAVAFYTALHRENIFDADFEKWESVPASPAELRIVDGGHDMEVWGPGFSEGLAYMFANGLSAPTAN; encoded by the coding sequence ATGTCCAATCCAGCAAAGGGGCTTCTGGTCCCGGTTCTCATCGGCACACTGTGTGTGCCGGCGATGGCGCAAGAGATCAGTGTAGAAACGATCGCCTCGCCCGCTATGGCCGGCGACGATAATCCCGAAACAGAGGATCTAACCTATACCCTCTATCTCCCCGCCGGCTATGAGGCAGAAGGGGATACACGCTATCCAGTTCTCTATCTGTTGCACGGCAGCGGCGGAGAAGCAGACGCGTGGGACGATTTCTGGCCCATACTGAATTCAATGATCGCCGAAGGCACGGTGCCGCCGGTCATCGCCGTTGCGCCGGTCACCGGCAACTCCTATTGGGTGGATTCGGCAACCTTCGGCGCCGCTGAAACCGCCGTCATCGACGATCTGATCCCGCACGTCGATCAAACTCTTGCCACCATCGCCGCACGCGACGGTCGGGCGCTTGTCGGGTTTTCCATGGGCGGCTTTGGCGTCGCACGCTACGGCCTTGCCTACCCGGACCTTTTCACCGCCGCGACGCTGCTCAGCCCAGCCCTTCAACAGGGCCAGCCCCCGGCCACAGCGGGCGCTGTCACCCGCGGCTCGTTTGGCGACCCTTACGAACCGGCCCGCTGGGATGAATTGAACTACCCGGCGCTTATCGGGCCCTACGCCGTCCAGGATTACCGTGTGCCGTTTTTCATTGTCGCGGGTGACGATGACTGGAACCATCTTTCGGAAAAGGAGGACCTTCCCGACGACGCCACCAAATACAACATGGAGGTCCAGGCCGTTGCTTTCTATACAGCGCTGCACCGCGAAAACATCTTCGATGCCGATTTCGAAAAGTGGGAAAGCGTTCCCGCCAGTCCCGCCGAATTGCGCATTGTTGATGGCGGACACGACATGGAGGTCTGGGGACCCGGCTTTAGCGAGGGACTTGCCTACATGTTCGCCAATGGCCTGTCCGCACCCACGGCAAACTGA